The genomic interval AAGGGAGTACCAAAACCAAAGCAATGTAACTCCTCCTGTCATACAATCATACTTCTGTGAGATCAGTTGAGCAGCACTACCCAAGTCACTTCAGTGCCCTCATGGTACTTCCTGGGTTGGGACAGTAACAAAATCCACATGTGACCAAAAAAAAATGGCCAGAAAGGATGAAAAATGGAGGACACCATCTGCAGAATTACTATTTTGGGCCGTTTTTTGGTGATTACTTCTAATATACATCTACTCATTGCTTAATAAATTGGCACAACAGTAGGCAAAATGAATTGGCTTTGAATGTTggttcctaactggacaggctgataaAAGTATAATTGACGTGAAGTTCCATTGCCTGGTTTTGGTGTTCCATTTGTTTTGAGTAGTGTATGACCACCATCACCTAACAGATTCTTtggcatcagtgttaatttcgtcaaccatgactatgactaaaatatttcgtcaatgccctttttgattttcgtcatttagactaagactaagactaaattgggaaagcaatgactaaaatatgactaagactaaaattgattttcgtcattgtgactaagactaagactaaatttcaaaaggctgacgaaattaacactggtattaaataaaatagagaaaaagagaattaGTGTgtaaagaagttttattctgtacagtgtgatatatgttaaaaagagaagcagtgtgcggagaaggtttattctgtacagtcaatgattatgttaaaagtgtgtggagaagttctgttatgtacagtgttgactaaaatgacgaaaatgactaagaaattgactgagactaaaattgattttcgtcatttagactaagactaagactaaattggcaaGGCAAAGACTAAaatgtgactaagactaaaattgattttcgtcattgtgactaagactacgactaaatcaaaaaaagctgacgaaattaacactgactggCATGTCTCTGTGTAATAACAGATGTAGAACACTAGATTTCATGTAAACTACCTTTGTCTATTGACATGAATCAGTCCATTGCttgaatgtatgtccaagacaaatttccttcgggaccaattgaaagaatcttgaatcttgaatgaccAGCAATTGGTGACAAGGTAATCAGCAAATGATCCAGTAAAAGACAGTCTGAAACCATAGGAACCTGTACCATGATGATGACGCCCAGCATCAACAACCagcattaaaggagaattcctgtcgATTTCAACACGCAGATGTAATGCTCACGCTATTCTTGACATGCCATTACAAATGCAGCATTTGCTTTTCAGCCCTTTTTGAGACTCTGACCGCACTAATGGGGCCGTGTCTTCTTTACatacaaatatcatcccaaatgtTATGCAACATTAGCAGACACCTTTACACCCATTACAGGACCAGAACAAAAAAGTTGCTGTGTCAtcaggtactaacaagtcaagggtagcatcagCAATACAACTGAATGTTGACATTGACAGGACTCCTATGTAAGTTTCAAAAGATTGACTGCGACATCTGGTGTTCTAGTTCTATGAATAACACAAAGTAAGAAAAATGTGAACTCATTATAATGCTTGTCTGCACTGAATGCTcaataaaccagtgtttcccacagagcaTTTGTTAGTCACGGTGGTTGGGGGATGGGCGGTATCATAAAGAGCTCGTCGTATTAATCTTAATTTTCATCAATGCAAGTTGCTAAAACACATATGGATTGGCCAAAATACTTGCTTTTGCTTATACCTGAAGATCATAAGCGGCGAGGGTAGCCCGTAGAGCCTCCGCCAACTTGCCGGTGCGTACTGCCTTTTGTCTGTATAAGTTGAGGAGtcgtggtgtgtgtctgtcaagtTCAGCGTAGAATGTGCTGCGCAGGTTCACATTAGTGATACGATGGAATTCTGAGAGAACCTGCAGAcatataaaacacaaacacaaacatatagacaggatcaatacatgtttttttgggggttttttttagatTGCAGTCACACGCTGAACACCATCACAGCTGATTTGAGTTTGGACAGACAGAAAAGCATGTTACCTGCGATTCCAACTGCAGAGCTGGCCAGCTGCGCAGCAAGTCCTTTACTGGCAATTGACTTTTGATGATGTCTTGTCGTCGTAAAGCGAAGGTTGTCTGCATCAGCTTTTCGATGAATTGCAAATTCTTCTCCGACTTGTCAGTCTCTTCAATTATCTCGAGTCTCATCAGGTCAAGACTGGCCTGGTTTTCACCAGTTGGGAAGTTGGGTAGGAAGTTCACTTCCGACCTACGAGCTCGCTTAATATTGGCATGGGGGTGATCGCTGTCAGGGTTGTTCTTGCTTCTCTTTCCTGCATTGATGGACACCTCAGCACACCCCGATTTGGCCAGTTTCTGTCTGTAGTTACCCATCTTGAAGGCCAAACTGACCTTCCAGCCGTACCAGCCAGTCTTGCTTCCAAGTTCTTTGAGGCATGGGTGGGCAGTAATCAATGCTTCCGAAGCCTTACAGATATCAGTATTGCTAGGGTATGGCTTGAAGCTGTAAATAGTCTGTGCCATTATTTCGAGCACATTGTGCTTCTGGGAACGTGTTAATCTAGTTGGCTTGCCAGATGTCTGGAAGACGAAGTTACCCTGGTCAAGGACATGCTCAACTTCGTGGTTGAACGTTGGAACAGGAAAAACATCAGGCCAATTCTTTTGGCGCTGACTAAATGGTACATGGGGCAGTATGTCAGTGTCAGAACTGCCACAAGAAGAACTATCGTCACTCTCCAACCTAATCACTTTCAGTGTCCCCTTCTCTGGCAGCTCATCTATGTCCACTAGGACACTTAATTGCCCATCAAAGTCAGGGTCTTCGTATTGGATGGTGAAGTCACTACCGTCGAGTCTTGGCTTGAATTTGTACTGCATTATAATTTTCAGCTCTTCCACAGACTTTGGGCGGCTATTTAGAGTGAGCTTCATGGCAGTATCTGTGTGCAGATAAACACGGAGCAGAAACTTCTGGGGGGCTGCCATCTCTTTTCGGTTTGACACTGAAAAAGTAAATTGTCAAGCATTAAAGAAACAAATTAATAAATTCACCATCAAAAAGAATGAAGCCCAAAAGGTGAGGACATATTTCTCAGTTAATGAATATATATCGCCTCTGTGCACCCATGAACTGTCTGCATCTACAACCtcttgcatgcacgtgtgtgtgtgtgtgtgtgtgagttcagttaCCTGATGCTGGGCTGCAGCTGAGGGGCTTCAGCAAGAACTCTCAGTGGGCTGGAGGGCTACTGCCGCTGTTAGCAGGGAACAACAGACTGTAAACAGCTAGAGCCTCTACAAGCCAGAGTCCGAATCAGGATctatggacaaaaaaaacacaaaaaaggtgaCGAATGAAGGACGCAGGGGACACTATActctagagacagacagacagacagacagagagagagagagcgagcgcgagagagacagagagagagagagagagagagagagagagagagagagagagagagagagagaggcagtgtatGGCAGGGATAAGAATGCCACACATTTTGTCAGGTAAAGAAAGGTTCTTGTTCAGAgttcagttccacccctggtgtggtcATTAATAGCACACAGAGGGGAAAGTCAGGCAACAAGTCTACCAGCAATGGGGGAATACAGTGTTCATGTtatgttcaaaacacatctttaatcAGTCCGTATACCTAGATTATGAGtcttaggttggtgtgtgtgtgtgtgtgtgtgtgtgtgtgtgcgcgcgttcagttacctgatgctgggctgcagatgaggggagaaggggctggagggctgctgccgctgttgacagGGAACCACAGACTGGAAACAGCTAGAGCCTCTACAAGTCAAAATCAGGATCTACGGACAAAAAAGCAGATAGCATCCAGAGCCTCAACACGTGTACCACTCActacaaatatgtaaaaataaccaAGTGATGCTAAAAAGACAATCATTTGTACACTCAAATGCCAGATCTCAACCAAAACAGGCATTAATTGTAAATGTACGGTGAGGTGGTTGAAGGACCCATCCGTGGTGGGCAAGAAATAACTCTTTTTCTGTCTAACTAACCAGCATGCCTGGCATGCACCACACATCACTACTTGGTCAGTGTTAATAAGCACAGCCTTGATCCAACATTTGCCACACTCTGTGCACCCATGAACTGTCTGCATCTACAACCtcttgcgtgcacgtgtgtgtgtgtgtgtgtgtgtgtgtgtgtgagttcagttaCCTGATGCTGGGCTGCAGCTGAGGGGCTTCAGCAAGAACTCTCAGTGGGCTGGAGGGCTACTGCCGCTGTTAGCAGGGAACAACAGACTAAACAGCTAGAGCCTCTACAAGCCAGAGTCCGAATCAGGAtctatggacaaaaaaaaacacaaaaaaggtgaCGAATGAAGGATGCAGGGGACACTATACtctagagacacacagagacagacagacagagagagagagagagagagagagagagagagagagagagagagagagagagagagagagagaagagagagagagagagagaggagagagagagagagagagagagagagagagagagagagagagagtgtatgggagggataagaatgccacacattttgtcaggtaaagaaaggttcttgttcagagttcagttccacccctggtgtggtcATTAATAGCACACAGAGGGGAAAGTCAGGCAACAAGTCTACCAGCAATGGGGGAATACAGTGTTCATGTtatgttcaaaacacatctttaatcAGTCTGTATACCTAGATTATGAGtcttaggttggtgtgtgtgtgtgtgcgtgtgttcagttacctgatgctgggctgcagatgaggggagaaggggctggagggctgctgccgctgttgacagGGAACCACAGACTGGAAACAGCTAGAGCCTCTACAACCCATATTCAAAATTAGGATCTACGGACAAAAAAGCAGATAGCATCCAGAGACTCAACACGTGTACCACTCActacaaatatgtaaaaataaccaAGTGATGCTAAAAAGACAATCATTTGTACACTCAAATGCCAGATCTCAACCAAAACAGGCAGTAATTGTAAATGTACGGTGAGGTGGTTGAAGGACCCATCCGTGGTGGGCAAGAAATTACTCTTTTTCTGTCTAACTAACCAGCATGCCTGGCATGCACCACACATCACTACTTGGTCAGTGTTAATAAGCACAGCCTTGATCCAACATTTGCCACACTCTGTGCACCCATGAACTGTCTGCATCTACAACCTcctgcgtgcacacgtgtgtgtgtgtgtgtgagagagagtgtgtgcgtgtgtgtgtgtgagttcagttaCCTGATGCTGGGCTGCAGCTGAGGGGCTTCAGCAAGAACTCTCAGTGGGCTGGAGGGCTACTGCCGCTGTTAGCAGGGAACAACAGACTGTAAACAGCTAGAGCCTCTACAAGCCAGAGTCCGAATCAGGATctatggacaaaaaaaacacaaaaaaggtgaCGAATGAAGGATGCAGGGGACACTATActctagacacagagagagagagagagagagagagagagagagagagagagagagagagagagagagagagagagagagagaggcaggcagggataaGAATGCCACACATTTTGTCATGTTCAGAGTTCAGTTCCACCCCTAGTGTGGTCATTAATAGCGCACAGAGGGGAAAGTCAGGCAACAAGTCTACCACCCACTGAGCTACAGCGAAGTGGTTGCTCAGCTGGTAGTCGTCGTCGGACTTGCTTTCGATTGTTTCAGTTACGGCTGTATTCTCCATATAGCTACAAAACTTGTAAATCCAGCACTCGAGACTAACTGAAGCAGCACTAGAGACGAACACATGTTGAATATTTCATGAATTACCCACCCTCTACTCGTGCCCTGGGGTTCCCCTCTTTTCCACGTTGTTTTTGTTGCAATGTTTGCTCTATATCTGGAGCCGAAAACACCAAGCGAATGAACATCCGCACTCCGTTGATTTCCATGctgtacatgcttgcattttagcTGCCATTACCTTTGCCATTGCATGCACACGCTAATAGCCGATAGATTGCACGCATGCCGATAACGTGTCTAGTTTACAAAAACGCATGCATGGCGTCAGGTAATCGAAGGAGTGCACAGATCACGCTTCCTCGCCTTCGAGACTTGCATGTACACGGACAAAGACATGAACGccacaaaatatatttttttttctaaaaacgcAACGAAACCTGCTTATGCATTTCTTTCTTCTCGTAGACAATTGGTACACGAAAGCATTTCATTGCTACACCGTCAGACTTGGCTTCAGTTAGCGGTCATTAACCTTGCCCTACGCGCTTAGCTTCTTTATGCAAAAACCGAATTCGAAAAATGTTAATGCAATAGAAAATAAGCTTGGTGTAGATCTTAGCTTTAGTCTTAAAAAGGTATAAACATACAGGTGCATGGTATTACATTGGAATAACCGACATTTTACGCAGCACGCCAAACACAGCACAGTCATTGCATCccgaataaaataaaatacagagaAGGAACTGGATAACCCAATATTTCTTTGTTTTACATTTAGGACAGACAAGCGATTTTATTTTCGAGTTCAAATGTAAGTTTTAGCTGTTATTAGCTTTGTCCATAACCACAGACCGAGTGAAGTTAGCTTGCTAATAAAACAGCAGCCTTAAGCTCACAGTGCATGCAAATGTTATTATCAAAGTCCAAAACTACTAAAAGCTTTACTACTACAACCTTACTACTAAAACTACTTACCTTACACCGAAAAACAATTGAGCGCCCACTCTTCTTTTCCAAAAATGAGGGTTAGTACTGGCTGCCAAACTGATCCAAGCGGTCTCGCGGATCCTCCATCTTGATCTTGGTAGACCGTGCGCGGCAGTGCGTGACTGAACGTAAACCACGTTGATGACGTCATACCTCACGTTTGACAGAATGCTCATAGTTTTATAGTAAACCGGCAATGTTTACTCAtacattattttcaccacaacgaAAACGTTGTGTCTTGATCAGAAAACGTATAAGTTTATTGTTGGGTCAGCTAAAAAATAGGCAAGTATCGGGTTTTAAGTCCTGATTGATACAATTAATGCGTTCCATTTACTGTTAGGGTTTACAgtgtggctgtattttgtttttttctgagtgaacaagaaatttaagcggttaaatatgttgttaaaaggtcactaatcattgtgtcaaagttacattttatgaaaagatatactcaaaaatctgcaaaactgtgaggggtgtattcactttcgtgatatactgtaagttacttgtgtgggaaggaaacttttacttttacttttgacacctctactAACACCTGTATTGtggttttggataaaagtgtcagctaagtgtaatggaatgGAAATGCCTGTATTCTAAGTTCTGTGTCACTGCAATGAgattctgtcctgtcctgtaaaTTAAAGACAATTGTGTTTTAAATTCCATCTCCCACACTTAATCGTTATAAAATCTATATAGGATAACATGATAAAATAtaaactattactactactactactactaccactgctactcctatcattattgttatgtttgttatttttatttgGTCATGAACATTTTAATGGATATCTACCAAACTACATTTGTCCACTGTGTGAAAATGCCATACCTTCCTTTACAAAGTTACTTTGGTTTTACAGTGATTGTGCCTGAATAACTACAAATATGAATGCTACTTTTGAATTCTTTATTATTTAAACACAGTCTGTTTCTTTGAGGGAGGGTTGTGCATTTTTTTCTCCAGAATTAAAAGGGGGTCATTTACACACATATTACAAGGGAGGATCAGTCATTTTCTGCCGGGCGGGCGATATGGACCGCACAGGTTGTTTTTGTTGCGCTCAGTGAGAGCACTGAAAGAGAATGCGTCTTCTGATTCTTGCTTTGCAATTGTTTGAATTTGGTGAACTCTGGCACCTTTAAAATGAAGCTGACTGCTTTATGCCTTGACGTTAAAAACCTGGCATGGAACCATTTGGTTCACTGACAGGTTACAGACATGCATCAGTCAttacaataaaaacatttgtgagGACTGATGACCATACTGCCTGTCTTTGTACGCTCAGAGGTATTCATGGTGTGGTCACACACCTGTGTattcaaataacacacacatacagtaagccaTACATCGGCAAGAGAACACTATTTTTCAGCAAGCAGACCCTCAGGCTTCCAGGCCCCTCTGAAGAGCAGATCTCATGTAAGTCAATGACTCCTGACTTTTTTAGACTTTTGCGGCCTTGTTGTTTTCTAGACTTGAGGCATTATCAAGCTATATTACTTTTCTTAAGTGGTTTAAAACATGGTGAACATTAGATTAAATCGTTTCAAAGATCAATTTTCCAACTCGAAATCAGTTTTCAATTAGGCAGGTTCAGAATCTCTGGAACAATGgcttacatgatggttttaattccgaatgaatgaGTCTGAATTAAATATTCCTTcgtgtttacattgcactttcatttaattcagaataaacgtCCAGAATAAACCTCCAGGAGCTCCCTGTACCACCATAATATCCAAACAACCGGCTAGCTTAGAAAATCAAGTGGTCAAATGATAATATGGAGTAACTTTCTTGTGCTACAGGTCGTGGTGCATTTGTACATCAACATATGGCAGCCACAACATTTACAATCACTTgggctctttaaagggacactgtgcaggatatggtcaaaaaaggtactgcaactattctgctcattgaaactgggctgcctattgccaaattgtatctgtacatgaaagtttactaagtaataaacaaatattttctagtatggtccaagtacagtcatttgtgcagctaaaaatggctatttttggaaattcaaaatggcggaccatggagaagaccccccttttcatgtatgaaaaatgctatttttccagtcataatgaatacttagaatttgatgctggtggtaagtattcatgaaaaaggtaacactagtgaatgggcagcatgaattctggaaataaacaactaaaaatctcacacagtgtccctttaaattaagcTAAAATTTTCACGTAAGAAATTGCACAGAGGTCCGggtttacagtgagtccaatatgtatttgatcccttgctgattttgccggtttgcccactaataaaaacatgatcagtctataaatttatgataatatgcattcaaacatggagagacagaatatcaaaaagaaattccagaaaataacttaaaataatatatcttaatttatttgtttttaatttaggcaaataagtatttgacccctctagctaaagaagatgaagtgctttgtggcaaagccctagttgtctagcactgaggtcagatgcttcttttagttgatgacaatgtttgtgcatacagtagaaaagatttttgccaatttttctttgcagattatctctaaaacatgaatagtttgtggctgtagcttggcaaatgggaggttcagttccctccatagaattactttattgttaatatttggagactgtctaggccacttcacaactttaatatgcttcttcttgagccactctttggtttgactgtatgttgtgtattattgtcatgttgggagatccaaaaatggcccaccttcagtgtagtggtggagggaaggacgtttgcactcaggattgcacattacatgtctccctccatccatttgttgacgatgtgaagttgtcctgtgccttggccagacaaacaccctcaaaccataatgataccactttcatgcatgatggtgaggagggtgttcttggtcATTGATCATCttgatcatagacagcagttatttttctcaaaacacattgaattgtgttaatgccaaacagcttgattttggtttcatctgactacagcacctccttatcatatcctaaaccagtctgatgtccgttgtcaaacccaaagaggcttgagacaagagggcttactcacgtcataacagcgtagtaggaaatgatggcgaggggagtacggaaatgttattcactgtggaacaggtcataggacagcgtgaatgtctgtcagctgtccttaattaccccctgctgaccaacagctgccgttacttggccacaaattacggagtacgaaaatggcatccatcgtggatggatgaccaatgaccatgcgcaagggagttaattttccatccactc from Engraulis encrasicolus isolate BLACKSEA-1 chromosome 17, IST_EnEncr_1.0, whole genome shotgun sequence carries:
- the LOC134467049 gene encoding uncharacterized protein LOC134467049 → MAAPQKFLLRVYLHTDTAMKLTLNSRPKSVEELKIIMQYKFKPRLDGSDFTIQYEDPDFDGQLSVLVDIDELPEKGTLKVIRLESDDSSSCGSSDTDILPHVPFSQRQKNWPDVFPVPTFNHEVEHVLDQGNFVFQTSGKPTRLTRSQKHNVLEIMAQTIYSFKPYPSNTDICKASEALITAHPCLKELGSKTGWYGWKVSLAFKMGNYRQKLAKSGCAEVSINAGKRSKNNPDSDHPHANIKRARRSEVNFLPNFPTGENQASLDLMRLEIIEETDKSEKNLQFIEKLMQTTFALRRQDIIKSQLPVKDLLRSWPALQLESQVLSEFHRITNVNLRSTFYAELDRHTPRLLNLYRQKAVRTGKLAEALRATLAAYDLQEEHVISRRTLSLCALPVYLREDGSAFFQTFNEEEEPDYHDVPLALGITGADPFSCKKFTVVIEGNAVFNEVPTIPDSFMLLFGLTYVFNLEYPKSLLNTFTMIQKMFVCLDDGKPLKPCLMTLKEDLLLQ